A single Penaeus chinensis breed Huanghai No. 1 chromosome 7, ASM1920278v2, whole genome shotgun sequence DNA region contains:
- the LOC125027609 gene encoding enhancer of rudimentary homolog isoform X1, translated as MAHTILLVQPGPKPETRTFSDYESVNECMEAGVCKIYEEHLKRMNPNTPSITYDISQLFDFIDQLADLSCLVYQKSTNTYAPYNKDWIKEKIYILLRRQAAKAN; from the exons GCTCACACAATTTTGCTAGTACAACCAGGACCGAAACCAGAGACCCGAACATTTTCTGATTATGAGAGTGTCAATGAGTGTATGGAAG CAGGTGTTTGTAAGATCTATGAAGAGCATCTGAAGAGGATGAACCCCAACACACCAAGCATTACGTATGACATATCACAGCTCTTTGACTTCATAGATCAGTTAGCTGACCTCTCCTGTCTCGT GTACCAAAAAAGCACAAACACCTATGCACCATACAACAAGGACTGGATAAAAGAGAAGATTTACATCCTCCTCCGGCGCCAAGCAGCTAAGGCAAATTGA
- the LOC125027609 gene encoding enhancer of rudimentary homolog isoform X2 codes for MAHTILLVQPGPKPETRTFSDYESVNECMEGVCKIYEEHLKRMNPNTPSITYDISQLFDFIDQLADLSCLVYQKSTNTYAPYNKDWIKEKIYILLRRQAAKAN; via the exons GCTCACACAATTTTGCTAGTACAACCAGGACCGAAACCAGAGACCCGAACATTTTCTGATTATGAGAGTGTCAATGAGTGTATGGAAG GTGTTTGTAAGATCTATGAAGAGCATCTGAAGAGGATGAACCCCAACACACCAAGCATTACGTATGACATATCACAGCTCTTTGACTTCATAGATCAGTTAGCTGACCTCTCCTGTCTCGT GTACCAAAAAAGCACAAACACCTATGCACCATACAACAAGGACTGGATAAAAGAGAAGATTTACATCCTCCTCCGGCGCCAAGCAGCTAAGGCAAATTGA